The DNA window AGCTCCGCCCCCCTGCTCAGGAGGATGCTGGCTCAGCCGCAACAGCACTCCCAGCCAGCCACGGACGCTCCAACcccctggcagctgcagctgcCCTGATACCAGGGTGAGGGGCACAGTCTGTCCAGGGGCTTAGCTAGCTCCCGTTACTCGAGCCTCCAAGCCCATCACCCACAGGGATGGCCAACGTCTGCCCCCCAGGGAGGGATCGTCGTCCCCTTTACACAGCTGCAGGGACTGTTTCATGCTTTGTCCCCAGGCAGATTGTCACACGGAGGAACTGACCCAGCAacgctgcctgagtctgccggGAGCCTGAGACAACTGCGCTGagagggggcagctgccccattGTTCGTGTAGGagtctatccccagctctgggaggggagtggggcctaaaGAGTTAGAGCTGGGGGGATGGGTGTCAGGATTGCTGGGTTGTCTCCTAGCTCTACGCGAAGGGtggggggtctagtgggttagagtagAGGGACTGGGCGTCCAGGGTTGGGGGCATAATTCCTAGCTTTGCAACTGACTCTCTGGACAACCCTACCCAGGTCGATTCTGCtgtcggtgcctcagtttcctcagccaCATAATGGGGATGATGAGTCTGACTAAGCGCTGGGaggtgctttgaaatcctcaCATGACAGGCAGTCTATAAAGTGTTAAAGATGCTTTTATTGATGAAAGGCTCCTTTCCATTATTAAAGGGCCATGGATGCCCTGCTCAGAGCGGGACGGCATCTCTCTGGCAGATCCACCGAAGTACAGAGCTGCAGGTGTCAGAACGAATCCGATTCCTGTTCACCACCCCACAGCTGTTCCCCTCAGCCGGGCCTGACACCAGGAGCCTGCGGGACAGAGGAGAGGGCCCCTGTCAGCGCGTGTGGGTCCATCACACGCAGTCGGTAGCGGCTCTTCCCTGTTCCAACGGGATCTGCAGCCATGGtctcctccagctctgccctgggggctgccccctctccccactgtcagggccctggccAGGGTCTCGAACggcctctccctgcccagagcccagcgacctgctccctcctcatccTCCCTGCTGGGCTAGACCCTGtccatctccctcccctgctccgcGTCCCCTCCCCACCCGGCTGGGCAGACgctgccccctcctgctcccctcctgcctctctggcggctctgtgtctccccctcccccctgccccattgtCTGGGGgatccccagggctctggcctggcccCTTTGCTCTTCTCCTTCCACAGCCCAACTCTGggccacctcccccgcccccagggctccagccaccatctctgtgctgggggatgcgcaaatctctccctgccccatggccctgtctgctcccacccagcccccctctcagccgggctccccagcccccctcctggggtctcAGCATTGTCTGACACTGAACACAGCTCCCCTGACCTCCCGACcttccccccaaaacctccccaatccctggccctggcccctgctgcccacGGCGGGGAGGGAAAGTGTTTGACTCAAGGAATCACTCACAGGGTCTGGTTCAGCTGGGAGCCGTCCACCCAGGTCCAGGCCTTCTCCGGGGAGGAGACGGAGAGTCCGATCCAGAAATGATTTGAAACTTGTGTCAGGTCCTTTAGGAAGTCCTGCAGGGAGCGTGGGACACGCAGCTGGTGACCAGACCTGCTGTCGGCTCTTTTCTTGTGAATCCAGGTTGTCAACAACTTCAGGACCAGaacctctgtctctctgtctgtccatctatcCCTGTATACACCCattatccatccccatacatctGTCCCCGTACACACCCATCTAGCTACCCAACTATCCCCCATATACACCCctttatccatccatccatccatccatccaccctctCTCTGTAGCCACCTATCCTCACACATCTCCAGCTGCACACCccagaaggaggagggtatcGGTGGCTTTAAACTGCCTTTGTGTGCCCCTGATCCTGAGGCTAGTGATTTAGGCTGGGATTGTCAAAGCCGCATAGGGGGTTTGGACACCCCATTATTAACAATGGGAACAGGGTGTCCAAATCCCccaagcagctttgaaaatcccagccctacCATGTAACCTATGCACGCCCTTGGACACTGCacccagggcccagccctgcaggggcaGCTCCAGCAGGAAGGGATCATCCCCTTTACCAGCTCCTTGGGGTCCCGGAtcaccagcagctgggagcccctcgCTGAGCAGTCGGCGCGGCTCTTGGTCCACATGTCACCTCCTCTGGAGACCCAGTAGCACTTGTCCCCACGCAGCTGCCAGTCCGTGGGGCAGAGTTTGCAcccggcgccccctgcagggagaCAGGATTCATTAATGCTCTGAGCCCTCTGGGCCTCATTCCCGGCTACTCCCTTCCTGCGACTGGGGCAGGAACGGGCTTCAAATGGGCTTGAGTCCCCTTTGTGGTCCCTGAAAACTGGGGCTGGACTgggccctgcctggctcctgctgTCAGTTAGAGCAGCCTCGGGGCTGCTCTGCCTTATCCATTGCTCCCATTTgggccctgggaagcagagaacaCCCACAGCGCACTGCACTCTAGCCACACTACCAATCTGGCCCCCTTTGTGGGGGTTGGGAACAGGGTGGCTGAGGGCCCTTACCCCAGCTCCACACCAGCCGGAGAGGCCCCCCCAGGACAGGGGAGATTCTCAGGGGCCAATGtacccactttaaggcccctttacactatGAGAATGGCCTAGTAGTTTCTTGGAGTaactggggggaagggctggtgttaaacagggaagaggaggggaggctgggacccaggggtgatggggaatgggaggggaCATGGGGCCCAGATgccagggaatgggagtgggtgGGACCATAAGACAATCTCACTAATAAGATGTgaaacccccacacacacactgaaaaaaattggaCAGCTTTGTATTACGTTGTGTCAAGTCTCAGGGGgtcgccgtgttagtctatatccacagaAATAATGCAGAGTCCGGTGGCaaattaaagactaacagatttatttgggcataagctttcgtggggaaaaacccacttcttcagatgcatggagtgaaaattacagaggcaggcattattatactgagacatgaagagaagggagttacctcacaagggGAGAACCAGTGtggacagggccaattcaatcagggcggatgtggtccactcccaataactgatgcggaggtgtcaattccaggagagggaaagttgtttttgtagtgagccagccactcccaggccctattcaagcccaaattaatggtgttaaatttccaaatgaattttagttctgcagtttctctttgaagtctgtttctgaagggtttttgttgcaggatggctactttgaaatctgttacagaatgtccagggagattgaagtgttctcctgctgg is part of the Eretmochelys imbricata isolate rEreImb1 chromosome 14, rEreImb1.hap1, whole genome shotgun sequence genome and encodes:
- the LOC144274893 gene encoding killer cell lectin-like receptor subfamily B member 1, which gives rise to MEDEEGYTALNLRPKRGGSGGPSQPGNQGSRQCPGWLQVALGAGNLILSVALLLLVVRVSLLVSEKGQTPAAPGSDGAGSRDPSTAECSARLERFRSQLCPPAQPGPAGGAGCKLCPTDWQLRGDKCYWVSRGGDMWTKSRADCSARGSQLLVIRDPKELDFLKDLTQVSNHFWIGLSVSSPEKAWTWVDGSQLNQTLLLVSGPAEGNSCGVVNRNRIRSDTCSSVLRWICQRDAVPL